The region CATGTTACGTGACACAGTAACGGGCGCAGAGAAAGAAGTGGCACCTTTATGGGATCGCAGCCCGAGTTCACTGACATTCAGTGATGATGGTCGCACCCTTTATGTCACTGCCCAAGATGTGGGTCAAGTGAGCATATTTGAAGTGAACACCCAGTTTGGTGACGTGCGTCCAATTTATAACGATGGCAGCAATAGTTTAGTTGCAGTGACGGATTCAGGGCTTATTTTTAGTAATAAATCCTTAGTAGAGCCGGGTGATTTGTACAAAATCAGCCTTGAAGGTGAAAACTTATCCCGTTTAACGAATGTCAATGAAGCCAAGTTAGCTGAAATTCAATTTGGTGACTTTCAACAATTTAACTTTAAAGGTTGGAATAACGAAGATGTTCACGGTTACTGGATAAAACCTGCCAACTTTGAATCCGGTAAGCAATATCCCGTTGCCTATTTAGTTCATGGTGGCCCGCAAGGCTCATTTGGTAACTCGTTCAGCGGCCGCTGGAATGCCCAGCTTTGGGCTGGAGCAGGTTACGGTGTCGTGATGGTCGATTTCCATGGTTCAACCGGTTACGGTCAAGCTTTTACTGATTCAATTACGCAAGATTGGGGCGGCAAGCCACTTGAAGACTTACAAAAAGGCTTAGCAGCAGTGGGTCAGCAACAAAAGTGGCTAGATACTGATAATGCTTGTGCATTAGGTGGATCATATGGTGGCTACATGATGAACTGGATCCAAGGTAATTGGAGCGATGGTTTTAAGTGTCTGGTTAACCATGCTGGTTTATTTGATATGCGCAGCATGTACCACGTAACAGAAGAACTTTGGTTCCCTGAATACGAATTTGGTGGCACTTACACTGAAAATAAAGAGCTTTACGAGAAATTCAATCCAGTTAACTATGTTGAAAACTGGAATACGCCAATGTTAGTGATTCATGGTGAAAAAGATTATCGTGTACCTTACGGCCAAGGGTTAGCCGCATTTACTTACATGCAGCGTAATGATATTCCGTCAGAACTATTAATGTTCCCTGATGAGAACCATTGGATT is a window of Shewanella donghaensis DNA encoding:
- a CDS encoding dipeptidyl-peptidase 5 — protein: MKKSSLLLAIATAGFALSVQAAEPTKTPFNVQQLVKLNKLHSAAVSNDGSKLVYAVKIIDEQGESSSDLYLLDLTNKNAKPTQITSHKGTEHDVNFSADGKSIYFLAARNGSSQLFNLPLTGGEAMQVTDLPLDINGYKLSNDGKQVVMNMRVFPDCKDLACTVDRIEAEENKKTTGREYKQLMVRHWDTWEDHARNHLFVGQLNGKTVKDVVDVTQGLDTETPPKPFSGMEEVTFTADGKHIVYSAKAPSKDQAWTTNYDLWKVSVAGGTAENLTEANTAWDAQPTYSKDGRQLAYLAMSKPGFEADRYRIMLRDTVTGAEKEVAPLWDRSPSSLTFSDDGRTLYVTAQDVGQVSIFEVNTQFGDVRPIYNDGSNSLVAVTDSGLIFSNKSLVEPGDLYKISLEGENLSRLTNVNEAKLAEIQFGDFQQFNFKGWNNEDVHGYWIKPANFESGKQYPVAYLVHGGPQGSFGNSFSGRWNAQLWAGAGYGVVMVDFHGSTGYGQAFTDSITQDWGGKPLEDLQKGLAAVGQQQKWLDTDNACALGGSYGGYMMNWIQGNWSDGFKCLVNHAGLFDMRSMYHVTEELWFPEYEFGGTYTENKELYEKFNPVNYVENWNTPMLVIHGEKDYRVPYGQGLAAFTYMQRNDIPSELLMFPDENHWILNQDNLQQWYKNVLGWMDRWTENK